From a single Sinorhizobium sp. RAC02 genomic region:
- a CDS encoding TIGR01620 family protein, giving the protein MNDRPRKPAAFSLPADATAKQPERTTPRAPAAFDDAVTLTLDAEDPFIATTADLPDFLPPVATPRPLRITLGRIAFGALGLLLSLAIGLWVDALIRDLFNRNDWLGYLAIAAAAIAVLALLGMVTRELIGLRRLAAVQDIKHDVAEAALSPTPSVGRAIVARLVHLLAARPQTARGRARLAETEGEIIDAAHLIDLAERELMTPLDREARALILGAAKRVSIVTAVSPRALVDLGYVVYESSRLVRSMAELYGGRPGKIGMLRLMRDVIAHLAVTGSIAMGDSIVQQVLGHGLASKLSARLGEGVINGLMTARIGIAAMDLCRPMPFRSLKRPGIGDFIGDLTPGASGRRRDEA; this is encoded by the coding sequence ATGAACGACCGCCCGCGCAAGCCCGCCGCCTTCTCGCTTCCCGCAGATGCAACGGCAAAACAACCGGAGCGCACCACGCCACGCGCGCCCGCCGCCTTCGACGATGCGGTCACGCTGACGCTCGACGCCGAAGATCCCTTCATCGCAACGACGGCAGACCTGCCGGACTTCCTGCCGCCGGTCGCAACGCCTCGCCCGCTCCGCATCACGCTCGGCCGCATCGCCTTCGGCGCGCTCGGCCTGCTCCTGTCGCTCGCCATCGGCCTGTGGGTCGATGCTCTGATCCGCGACCTCTTCAACCGCAACGACTGGCTTGGCTACCTCGCGATCGCCGCCGCTGCGATCGCCGTGCTCGCGCTTCTCGGCATGGTCACGCGCGAATTGATCGGTCTGCGCCGGCTCGCCGCCGTTCAGGATATCAAGCACGACGTTGCCGAAGCTGCCTTGTCGCCGACACCGTCCGTCGGCCGGGCCATCGTCGCCCGCCTCGTGCATCTGCTCGCCGCTCGACCCCAGACGGCACGCGGACGGGCACGGCTCGCCGAGACCGAGGGCGAGATCATCGACGCCGCCCACCTTATCGATCTTGCCGAGCGCGAACTGATGACGCCGCTCGACCGCGAGGCGCGCGCCCTCATCCTCGGCGCCGCCAAACGCGTGTCCATCGTGACCGCAGTCAGCCCCCGCGCCTTGGTCGACCTCGGCTATGTCGTCTACGAAAGCAGCCGGCTGGTGCGCAGCATGGCGGAACTCTATGGCGGTCGGCCGGGCAAGATCGGCATGCTGCGCCTGATGCGGGACGTCATCGCCCATCTCGCCGTCACCGGTTCGATTGCCATGGGTGACAGTATCGTGCAGCAGGTGCTCGGCCACGGGCTTGCCTCAAAACTCTCCGCAAGGCTCGGCGAAGGCGTCATCAATGGGCTGATGACGGCACGAATCGGCATTGCCGCCATGGACCTTTGCCGCCCCATGCCCTTCCGCTCGCTGAAACGGCCCGGCATCGGCGATTTCATCGGCGACCTGACGCCCGGCGCCTCGGGACGTCGTCGCGACGAAGCGTGA
- a CDS encoding YcjX family protein, translating into MPPSLTTLTDEALLALDALTGRATNLVNPSIRLGVTGLSRAGKTVFISSLVHNLLNGGRLPLFEAGRSGRVSKIQLEPQPDDAVPRFQYEDHIRALVADRVWPDSTRAISQLRITLDYESASGWGRLFSPGKLAIDIVDYPGEWLLDLPLLAQDFRTFSANTVALAQSGIRAELAREWMALSNTVDPAATAQEATARSLADAFTAYLRACKSDERSLSTLPPGRFLMPGDLEGSPALTFAPLPNLRDGRPEKGSLHAMMERRYEAYNSHVVRPFFREHFARLDRQIVLIDALQAINRGAEAVHDLERALGDVLDCFRAGQNSFLSSFVTRRIDRIVIAATKADHLHHESHPRLEAVTRRLVERAIERIGMSGAGIEVMALASVRATREATVKHDGEDLPVIVGVPMAGEKINGEIFDGERKTAIFPGDLPANPDSLFQALESQSEGEAPHLLNFVRFRPPHIEETGGGLKLSVPHIRLDRALQYLIGDRLA; encoded by the coding sequence TTGCCGCCTAGCCTGACCACCCTCACCGATGAAGCCCTGCTCGCGCTCGACGCGCTGACCGGCCGCGCCACCAATCTCGTCAATCCGTCGATCCGCCTCGGCGTGACGGGCCTGTCGCGCGCCGGCAAGACGGTTTTCATCTCCTCCCTCGTGCACAATCTGCTGAACGGCGGCCGCCTGCCGCTGTTCGAGGCCGGCCGCTCCGGCCGCGTATCGAAAATCCAACTGGAACCGCAACCGGACGATGCCGTGCCGCGCTTCCAGTACGAGGATCATATCCGCGCGCTCGTCGCCGACCGCGTCTGGCCGGATTCGACACGCGCCATCTCGCAACTGCGCATCACGCTCGACTACGAAAGCGCATCCGGCTGGGGCCGCCTGTTTTCGCCAGGGAAACTCGCAATCGACATCGTCGATTATCCCGGCGAGTGGTTGCTAGACCTGCCGCTGCTCGCACAGGATTTTCGCACCTTCAGCGCAAACACGGTGGCGCTCGCCCAATCGGGCATCCGCGCGGAACTCGCCCGGGAATGGATGGCATTGTCCAACACGGTCGATCCTGCCGCGACCGCGCAGGAGGCAACCGCCCGTTCGCTCGCAGACGCCTTCACCGCCTACCTGAGGGCCTGCAAGTCGGACGAACGTTCACTGTCCACCCTGCCGCCCGGCCGTTTCCTCATGCCTGGCGACCTCGAAGGCTCCCCTGCACTGACCTTCGCCCCGCTGCCGAACCTGCGCGACGGCCGGCCGGAAAAGGGTTCCCTGCATGCGATGATGGAGCGGCGCTACGAGGCCTACAACAGCCATGTAGTCCGCCCCTTCTTCCGCGAGCACTTTGCTCGCCTCGATCGGCAGATCGTGCTCATCGATGCGCTGCAGGCCATCAATCGCGGAGCTGAGGCGGTGCATGATCTCGAGCGTGCCCTCGGCGACGTGCTCGACTGCTTCCGCGCCGGCCAGAACAGTTTTCTCTCCTCCTTCGTGACACGCCGCATCGACCGCATCGTGATCGCCGCCACCAAGGCCGATCATCTGCACCATGAAAGCCATCCCCGGCTGGAAGCCGTCACCCGCCGGCTCGTGGAGCGCGCCATCGAGCGCATCGGCATGAGCGGCGCGGGCATCGAGGTGATGGCGCTCGCCTCCGTGCGCGCCACGCGCGAGGCGACCGTCAAGCATGACGGCGAGGACCTGCCGGTCATCGTCGGCGTGCCGATGGCGGGCGAGAAGATCAATGGCGAAATCTTTGACGGCGAGCGGAAAACAGCGATATTTCCCGGTGACTTGCCGGCGAATCCGGATTCACTTTTTCAAGCCCTTGAATCACAGTCCGAAGGTGAAGCACCCCATCTTCTGAACTTCGTGCGCTTCCGCCCACCGCATATCGAGGAGACCGGCGGCGGCCTGAAACTGTCGGTACCGCACATCCGTCTCGACCGCGCGCTGCAATACCTGATCGGAGACCGGCTCGCATGA
- a CDS encoding histidine phosphatase family protein: MASLGTPAFRLYILRHARAAWAQPGQSDFDRALDDDGFAEAEVIAEEAADQGYKPALIISSTAVRCRQTAEPFHRTVSEELSIEYVDSLYSGTVDTYAELAFADRQETSVMVVGHNPMIEEFFHRLVGKEIAETAAPFGFPTAGLAILDFDERPTQENYGGACLAGFMAPRPAH; encoded by the coding sequence TTGGCATCTCTCGGCACGCCGGCCTTCCGGCTTTATATCCTTCGCCACGCCCGCGCCGCCTGGGCCCAACCCGGCCAGTCTGACTTCGATCGTGCCCTTGATGATGATGGTTTTGCCGAAGCCGAGGTGATCGCCGAGGAGGCGGCCGACCAGGGCTACAAGCCGGCTCTCATCATTTCATCGACCGCCGTGCGGTGCCGGCAGACCGCCGAACCGTTCCACCGCACCGTCAGCGAAGAATTATCGATCGAATACGTCGATTCCCTCTATTCGGGCACCGTCGATACCTATGCCGAACTCGCCTTCGCGGACCGGCAGGAAACCTCCGTGATGGTCGTCGGCCACAACCCGATGATCGAGGAATTCTTTCACCGCCTCGTCGGCAAGGAAATCGCCGAAACGGCAGCACCTTTCGGCTTCCCGACGGCGGGTCTTGCCATTCTCGATTTCGACGAGCGTCCAACGCAAGAGAATTACGGCGGTGCCTGCCTTGCCGGCTTCATGGCGCCGCGCCCCGCCCATTGA
- a CDS encoding EAL domain-containing protein → MFSKAKAILTIESGNPELVQAQLVAFTKQVPLLYFMLVTNTVALTVTHFNAAPAYLTLYIPSALYAVSLTRLVHWWFSRDRRYTHDEAVGRLRSTYRLTALLGAGFCAWSLSLFSYGDAYQQSHVAFYIANTVIGCIFCLMHLRAAALMLTAIVLGPFTVFFAASGNPVFTALALNVALVTVAMVFILLTYYRDFGALIQSQKELTVRQAETQRLSDENHRLANLDSLTNLPNRRQFRAELERHIIEAEKNGTGLALGLIDLDGFKPVNDTFGHGIGDKLLVEVGERLSAFAGRGAFPARLGGDEFGIIFEGKPCPDRLRLLGEEICTALQEPYIFNGQTPRVSGSLGISILGDAGTTADRLFDRADFALYLAKQNFRGITVVFSAEHEAEINEQGRVQQALLGADFDSEMHLVFQPMVDADTNGIFAYEALARWESPTLGPVPPGVFIRAAERAGIIGRLTEVVMRKALEAAQTWPAHIRLSINLSTRDVVSNKTVDALLEIIADSGVDPKRLDVEVTETAVMRNFALAADNIRRFADHGIGIALDDFGTGHSSLSYVHKLPLTKIKIDRGFIVDITTNELSRSIVKTIVDLSRNIGCVCVVEGMETPEQVAALRALGCRMMQGYYFARPQKLEDTLAYQAVSDSIVNAPIRKTG, encoded by the coding sequence ATGTTCAGCAAGGCGAAGGCCATTCTCACGATCGAATCCGGCAATCCGGAGCTCGTCCAGGCGCAGCTTGTCGCCTTTACCAAGCAGGTGCCGCTGCTCTACTTCATGCTGGTGACGAATACGGTCGCCCTCACCGTCACGCATTTCAACGCCGCCCCCGCCTATCTCACGCTGTACATTCCTTCGGCGCTCTATGCCGTCAGCCTCACCCGGCTGGTCCATTGGTGGTTCAGCCGCGACCGGCGCTATACGCATGACGAGGCGGTCGGCCGGCTACGTTCGACCTACCGCCTAACCGCCCTTCTCGGCGCCGGCTTCTGCGCCTGGTCGCTCAGCCTGTTTTCCTATGGCGACGCCTACCAGCAGTCCCATGTCGCGTTCTACATCGCCAACACGGTGATCGGCTGCATCTTCTGCCTCATGCATCTGCGTGCCGCCGCCTTGATGCTGACGGCGATCGTGCTCGGGCCGTTCACCGTGTTCTTCGCCGCGTCCGGCAATCCGGTCTTTACGGCGCTGGCGCTCAATGTCGCGCTCGTGACCGTCGCCATGGTCTTCATCCTTCTCACCTACTACCGGGATTTCGGCGCCCTCATACAATCGCAGAAGGAACTGACCGTCCGCCAGGCCGAAACCCAGCGGCTCAGCGACGAGAACCACCGCCTCGCCAATCTCGACAGCCTGACCAACCTGCCGAACCGTCGCCAGTTCCGCGCCGAGCTGGAAAGGCACATCATCGAGGCTGAGAAGAACGGAACGGGCCTGGCCCTCGGCCTCATCGATCTCGATGGCTTCAAGCCCGTCAACGACACCTTCGGCCATGGCATTGGCGACAAGCTGCTCGTCGAGGTCGGCGAGCGGCTCTCCGCCTTTGCCGGCAGGGGCGCATTCCCGGCACGCCTCGGCGGCGACGAGTTCGGAATCATCTTCGAGGGCAAGCCCTGTCCGGACCGGCTGCGGCTGCTCGGTGAAGAAATCTGCACGGCGCTGCAGGAGCCCTACATCTTCAACGGGCAGACGCCACGCGTTTCCGGCTCGCTCGGCATCTCCATCCTTGGCGATGCCGGCACCACCGCCGACCGGTTGTTCGACCGGGCCGATTTCGCACTCTACCTTGCCAAGCAGAATTTCCGTGGCATCACGGTCGTCTTCTCCGCCGAACACGAGGCTGAGATCAACGAGCAGGGGCGCGTCCAGCAGGCATTGCTGGGTGCCGATTTCGACAGCGAAATGCATCTCGTCTTCCAGCCGATGGTCGATGCCGACACCAACGGTATCTTCGCCTATGAGGCGCTCGCCCGCTGGGAAAGCCCGACCCTTGGCCCGGTTCCGCCCGGCGTCTTCATCCGCGCCGCCGAACGCGCGGGCATCATCGGGCGGCTGACGGAAGTGGTAATGCGCAAGGCGCTGGAGGCGGCTCAGACCTGGCCGGCCCATATCCGTCTTTCCATCAATCTTTCGACCCGCGACGTCGTCTCCAACAAGACAGTCGATGCCCTTCTCGAGATCATCGCGGACAGTGGCGTCGATCCCAAGCGCCTCGATGTGGAGGTGACGGAAACGGCAGTCATGCGCAATTTCGCGCTTGCCGCAGACAATATCCGCCGTTTCGCAGACCACGGCATCGGCATTGCCCTCGACGATTTCGGCACGGGCCATTCCAGCCTCAGCTATGTGCACAAGCTGCCGCTCACCAAGATCAAGATCGACCGTGGCTTCATCGTCGACATCACCACGAACGAACTCAGCCGCAGCATCGTCAAGACGATCGTCGACCTCTCGCGCAACATCGGCTGCGTCTGCGTGGTCGAGGGCATGGAAACCCCAGAGCAGGTGGCGGCGCTGCGCGCGCTCGGTTGCCGCATGATGCAGGGCTACTACTTCGCACGGCCCCAGAAGCTTGAGGATACGCTCGCATATCAGGCGGTGTCCGACAGCATCGTGAACGCACCCATTCGCAAAACCGGTTGA
- the dksA gene encoding RNA polymerase-binding protein DksA — protein MSEKIDLSNFVLDEGDEFMSANQRAYFRAKLNAWKNDILREARETLGHLAEESANHPDLADRASSETDRAIELRARDRQRKLISKIDAALQRLDEGTYGYCEETGEPIGLKRLDARPIATLSIEAQERHERREKVYRDE, from the coding sequence TTGAGTGAGAAGATCGATCTTAGCAATTTCGTCCTCGATGAGGGCGATGAATTCATGAGTGCAAACCAGCGGGCTTACTTTCGAGCGAAGCTGAACGCCTGGAAAAACGACATTCTGCGCGAAGCGCGCGAAACCCTTGGTCATCTGGCGGAAGAAAGCGCTAACCATCCGGACCTCGCGGACCGGGCTTCCTCCGAAACCGACCGTGCCATCGAACTTCGGGCACGCGACCGCCAACGCAAGCTGATCTCCAAGATCGATGCGGCGTTGCAGCGTCTCGACGAAGGCACCTACGGTTACTGCGAGGAAACAGGTGAACCGATCGGCCTCAAGCGTCTCGACGCCCGCCCGATCGCAACGCTTTCGATCGAGGCGCAGGAGCGCCACGAGCGTCGGGAAAAGGTGTATCGCGACGAGTAG
- a CDS encoding flagellar biosynthetic protein FliO, protein MFQEILTENGTKFVIAAVVVLLGLVCLALVLWIIRGRPSSPFIRGGRNRTPRLAVLDAAAIDTRRRLVLVRRDDVEHLLMIGGPTDIVIETRIAIPSADTTQPVEKAPQKVERAEPTPVQHETPAKAAVEPIVAARAATIAATATERRPAATPEGVSAMGKVLYAGEDSAAAARAVPTRTATQPVTTGQQPQTSTQQRTPEHRIEDVLEQSRQRVLTPQPAATTTQAAIGQTVQRPVTAQPLAKPAAAIDNPALVSEFEKILEAEITGGGATAATRTTAQATTAQTTANPTQTANTLGQAQPVAKSREETEAEMARLLGEIAASRKA, encoded by the coding sequence ATGTTCCAGGAGATTCTCACAGAGAACGGCACGAAATTCGTCATCGCCGCGGTGGTGGTGCTACTCGGCCTCGTCTGCCTCGCACTGGTGCTCTGGATCATCCGCGGACGCCCGTCCTCGCCGTTCATCCGCGGCGGGAGAAACCGCACGCCGCGCCTTGCCGTGCTCGATGCCGCCGCGATCGACACACGCCGCCGGCTCGTGCTGGTACGCCGCGACGACGTGGAACACCTCCTCATGATCGGCGGCCCGACCGACATCGTCATCGAGACCCGCATCGCCATCCCGTCAGCAGACACTACCCAGCCCGTCGAGAAAGCACCCCAGAAGGTCGAGCGGGCCGAACCGACACCCGTGCAGCACGAAACGCCTGCCAAGGCGGCAGTCGAACCGATCGTCGCGGCACGCGCAGCGACGATTGCCGCGACCGCCACAGAACGCCGCCCGGCCGCCACACCGGAAGGGGTCTCCGCCATGGGCAAGGTGCTCTATGCCGGTGAAGACAGTGCCGCCGCCGCACGCGCCGTTCCGACACGCACCGCCACGCAGCCCGTGACGACAGGCCAGCAGCCCCAGACGAGCACCCAGCAACGCACGCCCGAACACCGTATCGAAGACGTTCTGGAGCAGAGCCGCCAGCGTGTGTTGACACCGCAACCGGCAGCGACGACGACACAGGCGGCGATCGGACAGACCGTGCAGCGTCCGGTGACGGCGCAGCCCCTCGCCAAACCGGCCGCTGCAATCGACAATCCGGCCCTTGTCAGCGAATTCGAAAAGATCCTCGAAGCGGAGATCACCGGCGGCGGCGCCACGGCGGCCACCCGCACGACCGCACAGGCGACCACCGCGCAGACGACAGCCAACCCCACCCAGACGGCCAACACGCTCGGGCAGGCACAGCCTGTCGCCAAGAGCCGTGAGGAAACCGAAGCGGAAATGGCCCGCCTGCTTGGCGAGATTGCAGCGAGCAGGAAAGCGTAG
- the cckA gene encoding cell cycle histidine kinase CckA — protein sequence MTTMKRPGEDNVPIVERGVRPAVAFRVVLLAVVLAASAGAFIVFKNQLDNELVLGVLGVLAMAGIFFVVSALIGLVEFMPQTAGSDDLASSFLDSHPDGTVVTDRKGRIVYANTAYGALTGAKGGSEVQTLETLLSRNRDATESVYRLTNGLHEGKEGAEEFRVQKPLNASGANGSGAQWYRLKARILPNHENAKQPLYIWQISNITSERDDQERFFKELQNAIDYLDHAPAGFFSAGRKGEIVYLNATLAEWLGIDLAKFQPGSLSIADVVAGEGLSLIQSVQAEPGLKRTETLDLDLRKTNGQSLPVRIVHRVTSMRDGAPGESRTIVLAREEGGDSDQSASIASMRFTRFFNNTPMAIASVDGNGRILRTNAPFLKLFSGVVSRDDIDRGAKLETIVHDTDRLRLQSALDAAKDRQGDIPPLDSLHPADDGRHFRFYVNAVIDQSDEAPEEAAIVYAVEITEQRALETQMAQTQKMNAVGTLAGGIAHDFNNVLTAILLSSDHLLLSARPADASFADLMEIKRNANRAAVLVRQLLAFSRKQTMRPTVLNMTDVIGDLRMLVDRMTGTNVKIEVAYGRDLWPVKTDLGQFEQVLINLAVNARDAMPDGGTITFRTRNVEAEEAAARNLRDLPPGDYVEIEVADQGTGIPPEIIDKIFEPFFTTKEVGKGTGLGLSMVYGIVKQTGGYIYLDSEVGKGTTFRILMPRHIEDVVPVDAAAATSVAQLPAAQVVEKEPRDLTGGSAVVLLVEDEEAVRRGGKRMLETRGYTVHEAGSGVEALEIMEDLNGAVDIVVSDVVMPEMDGPTLLRELRKTYPDMKFIFVSGYAEDAFARNLPADAKFGFLPKPFSLKQLAEAVREMLDA from the coding sequence ATGACGACGATGAAGCGACCGGGCGAGGACAATGTGCCGATCGTGGAGCGTGGCGTGCGGCCGGCGGTCGCGTTTCGCGTCGTGCTGCTTGCCGTCGTGCTCGCGGCCTCCGCCGGCGCCTTCATCGTCTTCAAGAACCAGCTCGACAACGAGCTCGTGCTCGGCGTACTTGGCGTGCTCGCCATGGCCGGCATCTTCTTCGTCGTTTCCGCGCTTATCGGCCTCGTCGAATTCATGCCGCAGACGGCGGGCTCAGACGATCTCGCGAGTTCGTTCCTCGATTCCCATCCGGACGGAACCGTCGTCACAGACCGCAAGGGCCGCATCGTTTATGCCAACACGGCCTACGGCGCGCTGACGGGTGCAAAGGGCGGTTCGGAAGTGCAGACGCTGGAGACGCTGCTCTCGCGCAACCGCGACGCCACCGAATCCGTCTACCGCCTGACCAACGGCTTGCACGAGGGCAAGGAGGGCGCGGAGGAGTTCCGGGTCCAGAAGCCGCTCAACGCGTCCGGTGCCAACGGCTCGGGCGCCCAGTGGTATCGCCTCAAGGCGCGCATTCTGCCGAACCACGAGAACGCCAAGCAGCCGCTCTATATCTGGCAAATTTCCAACATCACCTCCGAGCGGGACGACCAGGAGCGCTTCTTCAAAGAGTTGCAGAACGCGATCGACTATCTCGACCACGCGCCGGCAGGCTTCTTCTCCGCCGGGCGCAAGGGCGAGATCGTCTATCTCAACGCCACGCTTGCCGAATGGCTCGGCATCGATCTCGCCAAGTTCCAGCCGGGATCGCTGTCGATTGCCGATGTCGTGGCGGGCGAGGGGCTTTCGCTCATCCAGTCCGTCCAGGCCGAGCCGGGCCTGAAGCGCACCGAGACGCTGGACCTCGACCTGCGCAAGACGAACGGCCAGAGCCTGCCGGTGCGCATCGTGCATCGCGTGACGTCCATGCGCGACGGGGCGCCGGGCGAAAGCCGCACCATCGTTCTCGCGCGTGAGGAGGGTGGCGACAGCGATCAGTCCGCGTCGATCGCCTCCATGCGCTTCACGCGCTTCTTCAACAACACGCCGATGGCGATCGCCTCCGTCGATGGCAACGGCCGCATCCTGCGCACCAACGCCCCCTTCCTGAAGCTGTTTTCCGGGGTCGTCTCGCGCGACGATATCGACCGCGGCGCAAAGCTCGAAACCATCGTGCACGATACGGATCGCCTGCGCCTGCAATCCGCGCTCGATGCCGCCAAGGACCGCCAGGGCGATATTCCGCCACTCGACTCACTCCATCCGGCCGATGATGGTCGGCATTTCCGCTTCTATGTGAACGCCGTCATCGACCAGAGCGACGAAGCGCCGGAAGAGGCTGCCATCGTCTACGCCGTCGAGATCACCGAGCAGCGGGCGCTCGAGACGCAGATGGCGCAGACGCAGAAGATGAACGCGGTCGGCACGCTCGCCGGCGGCATCGCGCACGACTTCAACAACGTGCTGACGGCGATCCTGCTGTCCTCCGACCATCTGTTGCTGTCGGCGCGTCCTGCGGATGCAAGTTTTGCCGATCTTATGGAGATCAAGCGCAACGCCAACCGTGCCGCCGTGCTGGTGCGTCAATTGCTCGCCTTTTCACGCAAGCAGACCATGCGCCCAACGGTGCTGAACATGACGGATGTCATCGGCGACCTGCGCATGCTCGTCGACCGCATGACCGGCACGAACGTCAAGATCGAGGTCGCCTACGGCCGGGACCTCTGGCCGGTGAAGACCGATCTCGGTCAGTTCGAGCAGGTGCTGATCAACCTTGCCGTCAATGCCCGCGACGCCATGCCGGACGGCGGCACGATCACCTTCCGCACCCGCAATGTCGAAGCGGAAGAAGCTGCCGCGCGCAACCTGCGCGACCTGCCGCCGGGCGACTATGTGGAAATCGAAGTCGCCGACCAGGGCACCGGTATTCCGCCGGAGATCATCGACAAGATTTTCGAGCCGTTCTTCACGACCAAGGAAGTCGGCAAGGGCACGGGCCTCGGTCTCTCCATGGTCTACGGCATCGTCAAGCAGACCGGCGGCTACATCTATCTCGATTCCGAAGTTGGCAAGGGCACGACGTTCCGCATTCTCATGCCGCGCCATATTGAAGACGTCGTGCCGGTGGACGCCGCGGCCGCTACCAGCGTAGCGCAGCTGCCGGCCGCGCAGGTCGTGGAAAAGGAACCGCGCGACCTCACCGGCGGCTCGGCCGTCGTACTGCTCGTCGAGGACGAGGAGGCGGTGCGCCGCGGCGGCAAGCGCATGCTGGAAACCCGTGGCTACACGGTGCATGAGGCCGGCTCCGGCGTCGAGGCGCTCGAGATCATGGAAGACCTGAACGGCGCCGTCGACATCGTCGTCTCCGACGTCGTCATGCCCGAAATGGATGGCCCGACGCTCTTGCGCGAGCTGCGCAAAACCTATCCCGACATGAAGTTCATCTTCGTCTCCGGCTACGCCGAAGACGCCTTCGCCCGCAATCTCCCGGCGGACGCCAAATTCGGCTTCCTGCCGAAACCGTTCTCGCTGAAGCAGCTGGCAGAGGCGGTGCGGGAGATGTTGGACGCTTGA
- a CDS encoding RNase H family protein, with protein MERDLIDVFADGSFNPRLSVGGWAFVAFQAKREIQRDHGSAPGDSNNTFEVLAILKAVIWINTEWHGAPATIWTDSSRAEEGCRRFRPIWRNNDWRRIEPNFRKRKRTIRDVALWQELDRQLSANPCLRIEWCRGHDGIEGNELADTIARAAAKLRTPGT; from the coding sequence ATGGAACGCGATTTGATCGACGTCTTCGCCGATGGCTCTTTCAATCCTCGACTATCGGTTGGAGGCTGGGCGTTCGTTGCGTTTCAGGCAAAGCGTGAAATCCAGCGCGATCACGGCTCTGCCCCAGGAGATTCGAACAACACGTTCGAAGTGTTAGCTATCCTGAAGGCTGTGATCTGGATCAATACGGAATGGCATGGCGCACCCGCCACGATCTGGACCGACTCCAGCCGGGCTGAAGAAGGCTGTCGGCGTTTCAGGCCGATCTGGCGAAATAACGATTGGCGGCGGATCGAGCCGAATTTTCGGAAGAGGAAGCGGACGATACGGGACGTTGCCCTATGGCAGGAGCTCGACCGCCAGCTCAGCGCTAACCCCTGCCTTCGCATTGAATGGTGCCGTGGGCACGATGGGATCGAAGGCAACGAGCTCGCAGACACGATCGCCCGTGCCGCCGCCAAGCTCCGTACACCAGGTACCTGA